TCAATACTTGGAAATTTCCGTTAAATCTGCCCATATCCTTCTATACTTTGTTTCTTGAAGAGAAGGCTTACTAGCATTAATAGGCATTTATTTgtcttccagaaatattttacatagttTATCTATGAGTAGAAGAATGGGATTTATGCTTAAAAGTTATAATATCACATTAAGAATTCAGTTAGTgaaaaagtctttgaaaatgagtgatatatttattactttctttttatacagtattttataaaaaaaaatttgggggtataattaggtttatttatttatttacttttagaggaggtactgggaattgaacgtaggaccttgtgtatgctaagcatgtactctaccacatgagctataccctccccccattatGTTCTTCAGCAGAGTTGGACTAACTTCACTTCAAATTTCTACATACTAAATTATTCTTGATTTAGCAACCAGGAAATAAATTCTCAGTTTCATAACGATCTCTGGAGTTTCCTAAGACATTTATTAGGGAATACTTCTCCTTGATTAGCGTTGTCTTTATCCAATCTTTGCTCtacaaaaagggaagaaaaaaaaacatttctgatttACATACTGACATGATCCTCTGCACACATTTAAGTCTCCAGCCTAGTTGAAGATCACTGAAACTATGGAAAAAGAACCTATTTTGTAGGATAgattaaaatggtaataaaaataactttgaagtGTGTCTTATAGGCAGGCTAGTGGTTTGGGTTGCTTTGTCTTTATCTTGTTATATATCTTAGTGGTATCTATTCACTGTATGTGCCTCATCCAGAATTATGTAAGAAGTATTTACTAAGTTTTTCTCCCCATATCTTAGTTGGTGATAGACTAAGAGTATACATGGTGGACTaaacagaatcagaatttgaaatttgctatGGCAAGTTGATGGTTGAAAGTGCTTCAGGTAAAATAACCAAGCTTTAACTATCTAGTGTCTTTTTTTGATGAAGTTTATTCAACTTTACTTCATTCTAATGAGTGATTAAATTCTAAATATTCTACATTTAAAATGGTAGAGTCAGCTAGTACAGAGGCTGCTACTCATTTTAAGCAGCAGTTAATTAATGGTTTCCAATCTCTGAGATCTTCACCTACATTTTTTAGTCTTTACTTATCACTGGTCTACTTCCTCtatcattttctcctcctttaaaATATCTGTGGTTTCATATTACTATGGGGTAAAACCaaatcagaattttctttagCAGGGCACAAGGCTTTCATGATTTGGCATTTGGTTACCGTTTTCAGCTTTATCTCCTGCTGTTCCATTACTTATATGATTCAGCACTTTGCACATATCTCTGCCTTGAATTTCCTCtactccccagcctcctctgcacTGCAGATTTTCTAACTTTATATCCAGATTCTCATCTCTTTTCTCATTGTTACTTTTAATAAGTATCCTAACACGTTTCAATTATTGCAGGAATCAGGTCACATTGTGCTTATCTGCTTGCTTGTGTGTATGTTTCCTTATTTAATAAAGTAGGTACATATCTTATTCATCCTTACATCCATAAATACTCAGCATTGTATATGTAGTAGTAAGTTTAATGTTTATCTGAATCATAAGGCAGAAGATCCAAATTTATGCCAGGGTTTAAGCTCCATACATCCAGTTTGACAAGtcttgtcttttttccctctctccttcctcttcagggCATCTTCAGCCAGTATTCAtgtcattttctcccttcttatGTGATTGTAACATTTTTTGAGCTTTAGTGATTACAAAACTTTTttgaggaggtgaggggagaggttGGCTATTCCCACCTTAGTTTTATTAACTCTGATTTGCAGGTAAGGTAATTTAGACTAAAGGTTTAACTGAGTGCCTAAGACTACATAAGTAAAAAGTGAGACTAAGACTCAGGTTTTTGGATCTCTTGTCTAGGACTGATTTCATTGTTTAACAGCTGTCTTAGTTCAGTTTGCTCTCCCTTGGCCATCTGCAGTTTGTCGTCAAGTAGTCTTCAGTATATGCTTCAGGGCTGATCGTTAGGTACACTGACAGAATTCTTAGGTACTCCCAAGGTATGTACAAGTAATTgctcaaaaaattatttatcagGCTAGTTTAACTTGATATTACTTAAAATAAAGCCCaaaaagtctattttataatGTGATGTATTCATattcttctttgaaaaatcatattcattttcttagcaAACATGTGAGTGTTCTCTATTTGCCAGGTCCTGTATAGGAATATAGAGATGAGCCAAAAGTAACCTATTCCTGCCCTTATAAAGCCTGTTTATGAGGAAGACTGATACTAacaaaataatcacacaaataagtATAACTACGATTCTGATAAGTGCTTGGAATGAGAAGTGCATGGTAGTAAGAAgatggggagaagaaagggatgATTTAACCTAGTCATGGAGGCTTTCTCAAGAGCTTTGAGATGGGTAGGAGTTTGCCCATGGGGTGCGTGGGAAGCAGCAAGTGAAGAAATGTTCCGTGTAGAGAAAGCCTGTTATTGGAGGGAGTAGTCAGTGTGGCTGGAAGCCTGATCAATGGGAAGTTTGGTGTGAGATGAGGCTGGCATGGGAGGTGAGGTCCAGACTATGCAGGGCATATAGATCCTGGTCTTTAACCTAAAATCAACTTTTTAAGCAAGGGGTAAGACTGGACCAATTAAAAGGTATGTACAGTAATTTAATAAACAGTGTTTAGTTGGTAACTAGGGAAGGGTAGAGATGGAGAGTAGATGGATTCAAGGGATATTTAGAAGATAAATTTTTAAGACTTACTTATGTTTTGGTTGGGGAGGGTTTAGGAGAAGAAGTTTCAGTAATGGATTTCTGGCTTGAAAAAGATGAATGGTGGTGTCTCCAGGGGGGCATTTAGGGAGTAAATAAGGAGGAAACAGATCATGAATTCAGTTTTGTGCCTGCAAGACATTCAAGAAGAGATCTAAAATATGCAGTTAGATGTATAGGTCTAGGGCTGAGAGGAGAGAGCTGGGCTGGTCTGTAGGTAACAACTGAAGCCGTAAGTATAGATGAAGTCGTCTTGAAGAGTACAGCAAGAAGAGCATACATGTGGCTTAGGAAAAGGCAGCAATAGCAACAAAAGAGGCTATTAGAAGAGAGTGTTTCAAAGAGGGGGAATGAAATGAGTAGTTTAACCAGTGTTTTTAGATTATACAGAAGGGAAAGGGAACTTCTAGGATTTCAACTTGAGTCTTGATTTTATATGGTCTACTTGTCAAGTAATGTATCAAAAGAACATTCATACATGGCAGTATTTACAGAATTGCTCTTAGTAATATCCTAAAAGGCTACAAAATTTGTCACTTTCTGCAGTTGTAATCTGAATTACTTTTAGCCAGTTTCTGTTTCTCTACTTTCCAAACTGATTGTAAAAGTCAGTCTAGATAGATTGTAcgtttaaaaatttttgcatttAGTTCAGTAAGTTCTGTGAATGAATagaaatggtatatttatttcaaatcaaCACTTTggttgtatctttttatttttggattaacATTTGTGTGCCTCACTGCCCCCCCCCCGagtaaaaattaatacaaatcaaaaatatttttctacacaGGTTAGTTTTTTCTCTACTTTCAGTTTTGTATCCCCATTGTCTTGGATGTGGCTTGCATAGAATAGGTGCTTAGTAGGTGTTTTTTGAATTGTTgaattaaaataaggaaagagttaaagtcagattttaatattatgtgtattttctctcattttctcaggATGGCTGGCTGTGGTGAAATTGATCACTCAATAAACATGCTTCCTACGAACAGGAAAGCAAATGAGTCCTGTTCTAATACTGCACCTTCTCTAACTGTCCCTGAATGTGCCATTTGTCTGCAAACGTGTGTTCACCCAGTCAGTCTGCCTTGTAAGCATGTTTTCTGCTATCTGTGTGTGAAGGGAGCGTCGTGGCTTGGAAAGCGATGTGCCCTCTGTCGACAAGAAATTCCCGAGGATTTCCTTGATAAGCCAACCTTATTGTCACCAGAAGAACTCAAGGCAGCAAGTAGAGGAAATGGTGAATATGCGTGGTATTATGAAGGAAGAAATGGGTGGTGGCAGTATGATGAGCGCACTAGTAGAGAGTTGGAAGATGCTTTTTCCAAAGGTAAAAAGAGCACTGAAATGTTAATTGCTGGGTTTCTGTATGTTGCCGATCTTGAAAATATGGTTCAATATAGGAGAAATGAACATGGACGTCGCAGGAAGATTAAGCGGGATATAATAGATATACCAAAGAAGGGAGTGGCCGGACTTAGGCTGGACTGTGATGCTAATACCGTAAACCTAGCAAGAGAGAGCTCTGCTGACGGAGCGGACAGTGTATCAGCACAGAGTGGAGCTTCTGTTCAGCCTCTAGTGTCTTCTGTAAGGCCCCTGACGTCAGTAGATGGTCAGTTAACAAGCCCTGCAACACCATCCCCTGATGCAAGCACTTCTCTGGAAGACTCTTTTGCTCATTTACAACTCAGTGGAGACAGCATAGCTGAAAGGAGTCATAggggggaaggagaagaagatcATGAATCACCATCTTCAGGCAGGGTACCAGCACCAGACACTTCCATTGAGGAAACCGAGTCAGATGCGAGTAGTGATAGTGAGGATGTATCTGCGCTTGTTGCACAACACTCCTTGACTCAGCAGAGACTTTTGGTTCCTAATGCAAACCAGACAGTATCTGATCGATCTGATCGATCAGCTCCTGATCGATCAGTGGCAGGGGGTGGGACAGTGAGTGTCAGTGTCAGATCTAGAAGGCCTGATGGACAGTGCACAGTAActgaagtttaaataaaacagtCTTCAGATCCATGCTCAAGGTTAAAATGGTTATCTGTAAATTTCTGCCCACGTAACATTATACTCATCCCTAGTAGTGCATTTTGGgagttggggtgggaaggggtttGGGAAGAATAGACCTGTAATTAAAATGTCTAACATGTCTCTGTTgagaaatttatttaatataaggaACTTGGGTGTTAATAGTTGAGAGCTGTTCAGTAATAACCCAGTTTTCTTGAgatctgtttattttatagttttttttaaaacatcttcagTTCTTTTGGCCAGCCTGTGTGTATTATCTGTGCATTAACAGTCCTCATCCAACTCTTCTTTCATTGTGTCATATTTTTCTGCATGGATTGACATAAAACCATTACTAAAAATTGGCACCGATGAGATGTCCAGTATCAGTATGAACAGGAAGCTGAATTAATGTGAGAATAGATGTGaatttgggatttttaaatagatgaataacaaCTATTTAATAGTAAAGTTACTGaaatggaaatgtaaaaaaagaaaaacagcttatAACTTATGTTTGAGAATCTTGTCTGTAACACACTTCATGGCATTCCCATAGGCTTTGCTGTCTAGTCCTTGTAGTTTGAGATTTCTCTTGatccacatttttctttttgattacagactttataatttaataaatactagAGTTTATCAAAAATAGTCTGTCTCTTGTTTGAGTCTGGAAGGGGATGGAAACATTTTGACGTCTGTGGCCAAAAGGTCACTAAATAGGTGATTGTTTGAATTGGTATATTCAGCTTAAGTAGTTACCTGCTTAGaaaactttgatttcttcataGAGAATATTTAAACAAGAGTCTGCAGGCAATGTGCATGGAATAAATATGTATAGAAATAAGCCTAAAGCCAGTGAgacttaaatttcttaaataactGATGGTAGAgaccatatatattttagattttcctTGCCAGTCTTCATTAATGGCCTAACACTAATCTGAATTAAATGTTAGGCTTATTTCTAAACAGCATTAGTAGGCACAAATTGACTTGACACAAAATGGTGTAGAATCTATGACAAGGTAGGAAGTGTTGGGTTAACTTGGTAATACAGAATTTGGTTCTGAAGAAAAGTAATATGAGTTTGTCTTACTATATTTTCCCAAGTCAGGACAGGATCATGTTGATGAAGcatatgcaaattatttttaatatgattttcaaATCTGAATTGTTACAATAGCAAAAgctttctactttaaaaattaattttttacttcttGTGATACATTAGAAGTAGGACTTAATTCTTTGACTTACTTTTATAAAGCCTGTATTACTGAGGTGATCATAAAAGTTTcagttgtgtatttttattaaatttacttttaaaagatagctagttacaaaagaagaaaagttagctagttttccagaaacaaaagtagaaatttgGTATAAAATGCAAAAGTATATTAGTTTGGGAATTCTGGAGTACACAAAGGGACTGGCCAATTTTGTAGAGTTAGTAGACTTTCCATATGGCGGCTTTCATTGTTTAGTAGATAATTTAAAGTAAGGTTGAAATTTGTCGGGGAGTGAGGTCAAGagcatctttatttaaaagaagagcCAATTCCCCATGACTTCTTTACTCCAAGTGTTTGGAGCAGAAGAAAAGGATTGCTGATACCTTTGCATATCTTCCTGTCCCCTGACCTCTCCACTTGTGTTCTGTAAGTTTCATtaagttatttttgtaaattatctCCTAAGACAAAAACAGAGACTTTATGATAAGTAACACCAGAAATAGtagtttttcctttcaaaaatcgGTCTTTGGTTAGAGCCTAAGGGCTATTTTGGGAATCTGGGAATTGATTATAATTTTCAAGCCAAAAGTGGTGTATATTTTAGCCACATGTTCCAGATTACTTGATAAATACCCAGATATACTGAAAACTAGACCAGTGAGTGCAGGTACTCACTTATTAAAATACAAACCCAAATACAAACAGCCTTCAAAGTACTTCTGACATTGATATTTAGTATCATTTAACTTTTGTACATATTAATCTGGGAGTTTTACTTGTagtacatcattttttaaaaagctatttattaaatttttctttcctagcaATAGCCTCTAAATTTGCAGGTCCACCCCAAACTGTTCCTAAGAGATCTCTTTCAGTCTGTAATGCCTCCTTGAAACAAAGCTCTTTGactgaagaaacagattttttcaAAGCTCTGATTACTTCTGGTGGCCCGTTGGTAAACTGCTGTAGCCATTCTCGTGCCTCTTTGAGACATTCAGTTTCATCTGAAGACTGCAAGATCTCTTCAACCATTCCTATGTGTAAAGCTTTTTTTGAATCCAGTTTAAGGGCCCCACTTAACACTCTGAGAGCCTGTCTACTGCCGATTATTTCAACCAGCCGGGTTGCACCGCCCCAGCTTGGTATTATACCCATCTCCTTGTGGACAAATCTGATCTCACTCTGTGCAGTCATTAAcctgcaaaagagaaaagaaacttctgaAACAACATATGCTTTAGTCATAAAGTACTACCTATTCATAATCTGATCTGACATCTCTATTATAGATAGGTATATGTTCTATTAAAAACTGAACGTTCAAAAAATCTAAGTGTAGAATTCAGTTTACCACACAGTACTTAGCACCTCCCTTTGAAAACAAGGTTAACATTTTTGTTGTGCTTGCTTATCTTTTACTTTGCATATAAGAGTCTAgtctgtattttatgtttttgtttacttctaAAAGCCCAAAGTATATCTTTCTAAAATGAGTTGTAGCCTAATGAGAAAATCTGGATTAAAGTGAAATGTGAGAGTAGGAAATGTTAGGCGCataccatgaaaaaaaatgcatagtaAGTTAAGGTCAGTAGTCCTTAGCCAGGGGGGGAGTGGCAGTTTTTTTTAACTCAGGATAGATTGGTCCAGTCTTCCAACAGACAGTTATTAAGCACTACCAATGCCAGGTGGTCTAGGTGTGGGACTACAGGAATGACCAAAATAAAATCCCTCCCTCAGTTTACATGCCGGTTAGGACAGAAAGACACTAAACAATATAATGTCAgtggtgataaatgctataaagaaaatGGGGCAAGGGACTAGAGAATGAGggtatgtgtgttgggggtgtgCTATTTTAGATGCAGAAGGCTTCTGTGTATTTGAGCAGCTACCCAAGTGAATGATgcaaaaaactgaaggaattccaggaagagggaattACAAGTGCAAAAGCCTTGAAGTACAACTGCTTAGTATCTCTGGGGAACAGGCTAATGTAGCTGGAATATAGTCAGCAGAGAGTGATGGGAGATGAAATCAGAGGTCAGCTAACAGGTCCTTAGGAGgtggatttcattttttaagtgtgAAGCTTTTCAGGAGGAGTTTGATCAAAGCCCATGTTGCTGTGTTAAGACTTTAGCATTTAATAGCACACCAACTGTTCAACTGTGAACTTTATGTTAAATAATCATCAGAACAACTATATGAGGTGCAGTAACACGCTCATTTCACAGAGGGGGAATCCGAGGCAAAAGAGATTAAATAGCTCACCCAAAGGCCGTGCAGCTATAGCAGGGCCAGAATTTTAAACCCAGGCAAGTTAGCTTCATTATGTGTGCTCTTCACCTTATGGTAAACGTCAGCAGTCAGCTAGACACAGGGATACCATTAAGAAAGTTGATAATGGCTTGGGTTGGACTTGAAAGGATTAATTTCCTATAGCAGGGATTCATTTCCCCAAATCTTAGGACTTTTATGAGTAGGGTGATTAATAAGCAAAGGGGAACAATAAAAGGGAATAAACACAGATTAGTGGGCACCGCAATCACATCTGCCAATTAAATACGTGTATACTATTAACACACTGCATAAAGCTATACTGTTTAGGAAACACAACCTGAATTGTGTTTTGACTGCATGCTTCAAATGAAAAGCATTCACTATGTTAAAACCTCTCATTTAGACCAAAGTTCgtatctgaattttaatttttaagagatgTTATTGCTTTGAAACTTATtacaaaaatgaagacattacGTTCAGTATTCCAAAGTGTTCAATGCTCAGCTGCAGGTGGTTTGGTTGCTTTAGAACCAAGAACAACAGACTCTCAGTCTTTGACCCTTAAATCAAGAGAAGTATTCCAATAGAGAATTCTCACAAAAGCCTATTTATTAACCCACTG
This portion of the Camelus ferus isolate YT-003-E chromosome 8, BCGSAC_Cfer_1.0, whole genome shotgun sequence genome encodes:
- the RNF146 gene encoding E3 ubiquitin-protein ligase RNF146 yields the protein MMAGCGEIDHSINMLPTNRKANESCSNTAPSLTVPECAICLQTCVHPVSLPCKHVFCYLCVKGASWLGKRCALCRQEIPEDFLDKPTLLSPEELKAASRGNGEYAWYYEGRNGWWQYDERTSRELEDAFSKGKKSTEMLIAGFLYVADLENMVQYRRNEHGRRRKIKRDIIDIPKKGVAGLRLDCDANTVNLARESSADGADSVSAQSGASVQPLVSSVRPLTSVDGQLTSPATPSPDASTSLEDSFAHLQLSGDSIAERSHRGEGEEDHESPSSGRVPAPDTSIEETESDASSDSEDVSALVAQHSLTQQRLLVPNANQTVSDRSDRSAPDRSVAGGGTVSVSVRSRRPDGQCTVTEV